In Opitutaceae bacterium TAV5, one genomic interval encodes:
- a CDS encoding sugar tyrosine-protein kinase yields the protein MTTTDTTAGNRPSPGRPRAASIRRTPRDFLDMFAERWWIGALAGAAAAALIVVFRPHFEPIYRTEVSLLFEARKDRVLNIQEVVDTTLQTAAELNTHIEQLRSKTFADYVLASFSTAEAELIRKAYADPLDPDAAPPPLDAIIRPNVTVFARRGTPILGIQVSNRSPEAAALIANRHARKYIDYNLDNASTRTNSAIVFLRNQADETRAQVEAAEKALQNYREKNNLAAIGETQNVVLQKMSSLGTAVVAATLDQIDAKSLIDKIEEYQAGNRDLLEITQIRTSGQVADLNNSLISLLTQRTLLAEHYLGEHPKMKQNEAETRETRRMLAESIAKAVADLRARYDVSAHYLQRLQAETTGSEAQARELDKISIDYKFLEQDANAKRATYARIMDRLTEAGITSRMANTNIAIFDPAWVPDAPSDTGALEIAVKAGAAGLGLLFVLPLGIGLLDSRLRTPAQVEDSLQEPLLGVVKHMGKLGETERARIFLSHASHDLSEAYRGIFSEIEVRSPLAFPKALLVTSSVPAEGKSLLCCNLAAVFASHKRRTLLVDCDLRRPTLHRLFGVKPDTGWVDWLETDPAQRPTLPVGIVPVADHLDLLPAGRSLGRPTELLDQLSRRETLQPLLDNYDLILFDTPPAAVFPDALMLARCCHEMIYVCRYRTVRPAIIRKVIDRFHGTGISLLGVVLNRLPQSKARSYGYHGYGTQSAAYYKAYEEQTPA from the coding sequence ATGACCACCACCGACACCACCGCCGGCAACCGGCCCTCTCCCGGCCGGCCGCGCGCCGCCTCGATCCGCCGCACGCCGCGCGACTTCCTCGACATGTTCGCCGAACGCTGGTGGATCGGCGCCCTCGCCGGCGCGGCCGCCGCCGCCCTCATCGTCGTGTTCCGCCCGCACTTCGAGCCCATCTACCGCACCGAAGTCTCCCTGCTCTTCGAAGCCCGCAAGGACCGCGTCCTCAACATCCAGGAAGTCGTGGACACCACCCTGCAAACCGCCGCCGAGCTCAACACCCACATCGAGCAACTCCGCAGCAAGACCTTTGCCGACTACGTGCTCGCCTCGTTCAGCACCGCCGAGGCCGAGCTCATCCGCAAGGCCTACGCCGATCCCCTCGATCCCGACGCCGCCCCGCCCCCGCTCGACGCCATCATCCGTCCCAACGTCACCGTCTTCGCCCGCCGCGGCACACCCATCCTCGGCATCCAGGTCTCCAACCGCTCGCCCGAAGCCGCCGCCCTCATCGCCAATCGCCATGCCCGCAAGTATATCGACTACAACCTCGACAACGCCAGCACCCGCACCAACTCCGCCATCGTCTTTCTCCGCAACCAGGCCGACGAAACCCGCGCGCAGGTCGAGGCCGCCGAGAAGGCGCTGCAAAACTACCGCGAGAAAAACAACCTCGCCGCCATCGGCGAGACCCAGAACGTCGTCCTCCAGAAAATGTCCTCGCTCGGCACCGCCGTCGTCGCCGCCACGCTCGACCAGATCGACGCCAAATCCCTCATCGACAAAATCGAGGAGTATCAGGCCGGCAACCGCGACCTCCTCGAGATCACCCAGATCCGCACCTCCGGCCAGGTCGCCGACCTCAACAACAGCCTCATCTCGCTGCTCACCCAGCGCACCCTGCTCGCCGAACATTATCTGGGCGAACACCCCAAGATGAAGCAGAACGAGGCCGAGACCCGCGAGACCCGCCGGATGCTGGCGGAAAGCATCGCCAAGGCCGTCGCCGACCTGCGCGCCCGTTACGACGTATCCGCCCACTATCTACAACGACTCCAGGCCGAGACGACCGGCTCCGAGGCGCAGGCCCGCGAACTCGACAAGATTTCCATCGACTACAAATTCCTCGAACAGGACGCCAACGCCAAGCGCGCCACCTACGCCCGCATCATGGACCGGCTCACCGAGGCGGGCATCACCAGCCGCATGGCCAACACCAACATCGCCATCTTCGACCCCGCCTGGGTGCCCGACGCGCCCTCCGACACCGGCGCTCTCGAGATCGCGGTCAAGGCCGGCGCCGCCGGGCTCGGCCTGCTCTTCGTCCTCCCGCTCGGCATCGGTCTGCTCGACTCCCGCCTGCGCACCCCCGCCCAGGTCGAGGACTCCCTCCAGGAACCCCTCCTCGGCGTGGTCAAGCACATGGGCAAACTGGGCGAAACCGAGCGCGCCCGCATCTTCCTCTCGCACGCCAGCCACGACCTCTCCGAAGCCTACCGCGGCATTTTTAGCGAGATCGAGGTGCGCTCGCCCCTCGCCTTTCCCAAGGCCCTCCTCGTCACCAGCAGCGTGCCCGCCGAAGGCAAGAGCCTCCTCTGCTGCAACCTCGCCGCCGTATTCGCCTCGCACAAACGCCGCACCCTCCTCGTCGATTGCGACCTCCGCCGCCCCACCCTCCACCGCCTCTTCGGCGTGAAGCCCGACACCGGCTGGGTGGACTGGCTCGAGACCGACCCCGCGCAACGCCCCACGCTGCCCGTCGGCATCGTCCCCGTGGCCGACCACCTCGACCTCCTGCCCGCCGGCCGCAGCCTCGGCCGCCCCACCGAGCTCCTCGACCAGCTCAGCCGCCGCGAGACGCTCCAGCCCCTGCTCGACAACTACGACCTCATCCTCTTCGACACCCCGCCCGCCGCCGTTTTTCCCGACGCGCTCATGCTCGCCCGCTGCTGCCACGAGATGATCTACGTCTGCCGTTACCGCACCGTCCGCCCGGCCATTATCCGCAAGGTCATCGACCGCTTCCACGGCACGGGCATCTCCCTGCTCGGCGTCGTGCTCAACCGGCTCCCCCAAAGCAAGGCCCGCAGCTACGGCTATCACGGCTACGGCACCCAGTCGGCCGCCTACTACAAAGCCTACGAGGAGCAGACTCCGGCGTGA
- a CDS encoding cytochrome C — protein MSYLFPKSANRLPLQIIIYLFVLGGIATAAITYYATPKYANVGYAPTQPVPFSHALHAGQLGIDCRYCHVGVDKGPTSTVPTSQTCMNCHNQVRTDSPLLQPVRDSYESGQPVPWVKIHALPDYVYFNHSVHVARGVSCVECHGRIDQMEVVHQEKPLSMSWCLDCHRNPGDHLRDPKLVTRLGWQHPGGDEVRVKEGQKFVHDWNVKPPQSCSGCHR, from the coding sequence ATGTCCTATCTCTTTCCGAAGTCAGCCAACCGGCTGCCGCTCCAGATCATCATTTATCTGTTCGTCCTCGGCGGCATCGCCACGGCGGCGATCACCTACTACGCCACGCCGAAGTACGCCAATGTCGGATACGCGCCCACCCAGCCGGTGCCGTTCAGCCACGCGCTGCACGCCGGCCAGCTCGGGATCGATTGCCGGTACTGCCACGTCGGCGTCGACAAGGGCCCGACCTCCACCGTCCCGACGTCGCAGACGTGCATGAACTGCCACAACCAGGTGCGCACCGACAGCCCGCTGCTCCAGCCCGTGCGCGACAGCTACGAATCCGGCCAGCCCGTGCCCTGGGTCAAGATCCACGCGTTGCCCGACTACGTTTATTTCAACCACTCCGTGCACGTGGCCCGCGGCGTCTCCTGCGTGGAGTGCCACGGCCGCATCGACCAGATGGAAGTGGTCCACCAGGAAAAGCCGCTCTCGATGAGCTGGTGCCTCGATTGCCATCGCAACCCGGGCGACCACCTGCGCGATCCGAAACTCGTCACCCGGCTCGGCTGGCAACACCCGGGCGGTGACGAAGTCCGTGTCAAGGAAGGCCAGAAATTCGTCCACGACTGGAATGTGAAACCGCCACAAAGCTGCTCCGGCTGCCACCGCTGA
- a CDS encoding KaiC 1 produces the protein MKKNGSKSVAPNASLPKCPTGIHGLDEITGGGLPRGRPTLICGGAGCGKTLFATEFLVRGAMEFGEPGVFMCFEETEAELSANVASLGFDLAGLVRRKKILLEHVHVERSEIHETGEYDLEGLFIRLNLAIDSIGARRVVLDTLEALFAGLPNEAILRAELRRLFRWLKDKGVTAVITAERGREQLTRHGLEEYVSDCVILLDHRVNDQIATRHLRVVKYRGALHGTNEFPFLIGEDGLSVLPITSLGLNHRVSSGRISTGIPRLDAMLGKRGFFRGSSILLTGTPGTGKTSVAACFAQAAARRGERVLFFSFEESPNQISRNMASIGLRLEPLMRSGLLRFHAARPTLYGLEMHLATMFREIATFKPDVVIVDPITSLLAAGTDSETKGMVTRLIDYLKGGQITSLFTSLTHGGRALQQSEVAMSSLIDSWLLLQELEGNGERNRVLYVLKARGMAHSNQVREFLISSRGVDLVDAYIGPGGVLTGSARAAQTAREKAESLAALQESARRKRELERKRAALEQQIAGLRSEHEAGAEELRRVDEQVAMQTLLLTTGRTGPGRLRQADAPVVAGARGKAGPAKGKR, from the coding sequence ATGAAAAAAAACGGCTCCAAGTCCGTCGCGCCGAACGCGAGCCTGCCCAAATGTCCGACCGGCATCCACGGTCTCGACGAAATCACGGGAGGGGGATTGCCGCGCGGGCGGCCCACGTTGATTTGCGGCGGCGCGGGCTGCGGCAAGACGCTGTTCGCGACGGAATTCCTCGTGCGCGGCGCCATGGAGTTCGGGGAGCCGGGCGTGTTCATGTGTTTCGAGGAGACAGAGGCGGAGTTGAGCGCCAACGTCGCGTCGCTCGGCTTTGATCTCGCGGGTCTGGTGCGGCGGAAAAAAATCCTGCTCGAACACGTCCATGTCGAGCGCAGCGAAATCCATGAGACAGGGGAGTATGACCTGGAGGGATTGTTCATCCGCCTGAACCTCGCGATCGATTCCATCGGGGCCAGGCGCGTGGTGCTGGACACGCTTGAGGCGTTGTTCGCCGGCCTGCCCAACGAGGCCATCCTGCGCGCCGAGCTGCGCCGGCTTTTCCGCTGGCTCAAGGACAAGGGCGTGACGGCCGTCATCACGGCCGAGCGCGGTCGCGAACAACTGACGCGCCACGGGCTGGAGGAATATGTGTCCGACTGCGTCATCCTGCTCGATCACCGGGTCAACGACCAGATCGCCACGCGGCATCTGCGGGTGGTGAAGTATCGCGGCGCGCTGCACGGCACCAACGAGTTTCCCTTCCTCATCGGCGAGGACGGGCTCAGCGTGCTGCCCATCACGTCGCTGGGGCTGAACCACCGGGTGTCGAGCGGGCGGATTTCCACGGGCATCCCGCGTCTCGACGCGATGCTGGGCAAGCGGGGTTTTTTCCGCGGCAGCAGCATCCTGCTCACGGGCACGCCGGGCACCGGCAAGACCAGCGTCGCCGCCTGCTTCGCCCAGGCCGCCGCCCGGCGCGGGGAGCGGGTGCTCTTTTTCTCCTTCGAGGAATCACCGAACCAGATTTCCCGCAACATGGCCTCGATCGGGTTGCGGCTGGAGCCGCTGATGCGGAGCGGGCTGCTGCGGTTTCACGCGGCGCGGCCCACGCTCTACGGCCTGGAAATGCACCTGGCCACGATGTTCAGGGAGATCGCGACGTTCAAGCCCGACGTCGTCATCGTGGACCCCATCACCAGCCTGCTGGCGGCGGGCACCGACTCCGAGACGAAGGGGATGGTGACGCGACTGATCGATTATCTGAAGGGGGGACAGATCACCTCGCTTTTCACGAGCCTGACCCACGGCGGGCGCGCGCTGCAACAAAGCGAGGTCGCGATGTCTTCGCTCATCGACTCCTGGCTGTTGTTGCAGGAACTGGAGGGCAATGGCGAACGCAACCGCGTGCTCTACGTGCTCAAGGCGCGCGGCATGGCGCACTCGAACCAGGTCCGCGAGTTCCTCATTTCCAGCCGGGGCGTCGATCTCGTTGACGCCTATATCGGGCCCGGCGGCGTGCTGACCGGCTCGGCCCGCGCGGCGCAAACCGCCCGCGAGAAAGCCGAGTCGCTCGCCGCCTTGCAGGAATCCGCGCGCCGCAAGCGCGAACTGGAGCGCAAACGCGCGGCGCTCGAACAGCAGATCGCCGGGCTGCGTTCCGAGCATGAAGCCGGTGCGGAGGAACTGCGGCGCGTGGACGAGCAGGTCGCGATGCAGACGCTTCTGCTCACCACCGGGCGGACCGGGCCGGGTCGCCTGCGCCAGGCCGATGCCCCGGTGGTGGCCGGCGCGCGGGGCAAAGCCGGACCGGCGAAGGGAAAACGATGA
- a CDS encoding sugar transporter → MPRRFLFLLAALLPVAAMTAAAAESSSAPDSAPAATDPGYRLSAGDIVQIAVYNEPDLAATQTIARSGEMRLPLIGEIILAGKSVREAERAIENTYKERKFLKAPVVNITITAYFPREVSVLGSVRSPGTVVFPRDSTTLDIVEVITRVGGFLPVSKSNAVTITRRADDGKETITTVDLEKALSGRRQPGRESANVPIYPGDRIWVPERLF, encoded by the coding sequence ATGCCACGACGTTTTCTCTTCCTCCTCGCCGCCCTTCTGCCGGTTGCCGCCATGACGGCCGCGGCGGCGGAATCCTCCTCCGCGCCGGACTCCGCGCCGGCCGCCACCGACCCGGGCTATCGCCTCAGCGCGGGCGACATCGTGCAGATCGCCGTCTACAACGAACCCGATCTCGCCGCCACCCAGACCATCGCGCGCTCGGGCGAGATGCGCCTGCCGCTCATCGGCGAGATCATCCTTGCCGGCAAAAGCGTGCGCGAGGCCGAGCGGGCCATCGAAAACACCTACAAGGAGCGCAAGTTCCTCAAGGCGCCGGTCGTCAATATCACGATCACCGCGTATTTTCCCCGCGAAGTGTCGGTCCTCGGCTCGGTTCGCTCCCCCGGCACCGTGGTATTCCCCCGCGACTCCACCACCCTCGACATCGTCGAGGTGATCACGCGCGTGGGCGGCTTCCTCCCCGTATCCAAATCCAACGCCGTGACCATCACCCGTCGCGCGGACGACGGGAAGGAAACCATCACCACCGTCGATCTCGAAAAGGCCCTCTCGGGCCGCCGCCAGCCCGGCCGGGAAAGCGCCAATGTGCCGATCTATCCGGGGGACCGCATCTGGGTGCCCGAGCGCCTGTTCTAG
- a CDS encoding KaiB 1: MKTSTVKRRGSDPPVRVHGHWQLRLYVAGQTPKSLTAFANLKKICECHLNGRYSIEVIDLLKQPGLSRGDQILAIPTLVRKLPQPVRKIIGDLSDTERVLVGLDLLPGD; this comes from the coding sequence ATGAAGACATCCACGGTGAAACGACGCGGCTCCGATCCCCCCGTACGGGTGCACGGGCACTGGCAGCTACGCCTCTACGTGGCCGGCCAGACCCCCAAATCGCTGACGGCCTTCGCGAATTTAAAGAAGATTTGCGAATGTCACCTCAACGGGCGCTACAGCATCGAGGTGATCGATCTGTTGAAGCAGCCCGGGCTCTCCAGAGGCGACCAGATCCTGGCCATCCCCACGCTGGTGAGAAAACTGCCGCAGCCCGTGAGAAAAATCATCGGCGACCTGTCCGACACCGAGCGGGTGCTCGTCGGACTGGACCTGCTCCCCGGCGATTGA
- a CDS encoding flagellar motor protein MotA gives MFLAIIDIIRGADLLVYPLGLCSLVLVFILCERGFALRRAAVLPDDLVESVVAGRPVSGGEHSVLARIIAFAEEHPEDPDAVKAFARLEVSRMERGLPYLDVIYAGAPLLGLTGTVWSLIRVFSSISGDTGLPDPVKFTSGVSLALSATVLGLVIAVPALIGSGVFQRRVDTFAAQLDVLLERVLANAAQTAKTATGAGGRTVAGVNG, from the coding sequence ATGTTTTTGGCAATCATCGATATCATCAGGGGAGCGGATCTGCTCGTTTACCCGCTCGGGCTGTGTTCCCTCGTTCTGGTGTTCATCCTTTGCGAACGGGGGTTCGCCCTGCGGCGCGCGGCGGTGCTGCCGGACGATCTGGTCGAGTCGGTCGTGGCGGGCAGGCCGGTCTCGGGAGGCGAGCATTCGGTGCTGGCGCGGATCATCGCGTTTGCCGAGGAACACCCGGAGGACCCCGACGCGGTCAAGGCATTCGCGCGGCTGGAGGTTTCCCGGATGGAGCGCGGGTTGCCGTATCTCGATGTGATCTATGCCGGCGCGCCGCTGCTCGGGCTGACCGGCACGGTGTGGTCGCTGATCCGCGTGTTTTCCAGCATCTCGGGCGACACCGGACTGCCGGACCCGGTGAAGTTCACCAGCGGCGTCTCGCTGGCGCTTTCGGCGACGGTGCTCGGCCTGGTGATCGCGGTGCCGGCCCTGATCGGGAGCGGAGTCTTCCAGCGGCGGGTGGACACGTTTGCCGCGCAGCTCGACGTGCTGCTCGAACGCGTGCTGGCAAACGCCGCACAGACAGCGAAGACCGCGACCGGAGCAGGCGGCCGGACCGTTGCCGGAGTCAACGGATAA
- a CDS encoding histidine kinase: protein MQSSARAGPPGELAELRARLAEAEDTLRAIRTGEVDALVVSGKQGDQVFTLEGAGHAYRVLIESMNEGALTLTTGEVILYANQCFARMVRLPLEQVTGGSFHRFLSARDRAVLRPLLKRPGEAGSKAQVSLKAGDDAKTPVQISIRPLEGNDAGHAAIGMVVTDMTEARRTEELLRALTHRVVQAQEAERGRVALELHDNITQLLCAVLIRSQTLAETLSTHDGPAKKEAVKLRELLGEAAGEVESISRDLRPSVLEHLGLAAVVSDTSRGFAERTGVPVKLACVELTARLPAASELVLYRILQEALKNVERHARARHVSVGLRRRGASVELAIRDDGVGFDPEVQPTGRNCEVCLGLIGMKERANYVGGILKVRSGPRGGTEIMVRIPWQPEAEG from the coding sequence GTGCAATCCTCCGCCCGCGCCGGACCGCCCGGCGAACTCGCTGAACTTCGCGCCCGCCTGGCCGAGGCGGAGGACACACTCCGCGCCATCCGTACCGGTGAAGTGGATGCGCTGGTGGTCTCGGGCAAACAAGGCGACCAGGTGTTCACTCTCGAAGGCGCCGGGCACGCCTACCGTGTGCTCATCGAATCCATGAACGAAGGGGCGCTGACGCTGACGACGGGCGAGGTGATCCTCTACGCCAACCAGTGCTTTGCCCGAATGGTCCGGCTCCCGCTGGAGCAGGTGACGGGCGGTTCCTTCCACCGCTTTCTCTCCGCCCGGGACCGGGCGGTGCTCCGGCCGCTCCTCAAGCGGCCCGGCGAAGCGGGCAGCAAGGCGCAGGTGTCCCTGAAGGCCGGCGACGACGCGAAAACGCCGGTGCAGATCTCGATTCGTCCGCTGGAAGGGAATGATGCCGGCCACGCGGCCATCGGGATGGTGGTGACGGATATGACGGAGGCCCGGCGGACCGAGGAACTGCTGCGGGCCCTGACCCACCGTGTGGTCCAGGCGCAGGAGGCCGAGCGCGGGCGCGTGGCGCTGGAATTGCATGACAACATCACCCAGTTGCTCTGCGCCGTCCTCATTCGCAGCCAGACGCTGGCGGAAACACTTTCGACGCATGACGGGCCCGCGAAGAAAGAGGCGGTAAAACTTCGCGAACTGCTCGGCGAGGCCGCCGGGGAAGTGGAGAGCATCTCGCGCGATCTGCGACCCAGCGTCCTGGAGCACCTGGGATTGGCCGCTGTCGTGAGCGACACCAGCCGGGGCTTCGCGGAGCGGACGGGCGTGCCCGTCAAGCTGGCCTGCGTGGAATTGACCGCACGGCTGCCCGCCGCCAGCGAGCTGGTGCTCTACCGCATTCTCCAGGAAGCATTGAAAAACGTGGAACGGCACGCGCGGGCCCGCCACGTCTCGGTGGGCCTGAGACGGCGGGGCGCTTCCGTCGAGCTGGCGATCCGGGATGACGGGGTCGGCTTCGACCCGGAAGTTCAACCGACCGGACGAAACTGCGAGGTTTGCCTGGGATTGATCGGCATGAAAGAGCGGGCGAATTATGTGGGCGGTATTCTCAAGGTCCGGTCCGGCCCGCGCGGCGGCACGGAAATCATGGTGCGCATCCCGTGGCAGCCGGAGGCGGAGGGCTGA
- a CDS encoding thiol-disulfide isomerase produces MKKARISRTTQAFEKVLATPRPGKYRLRLYVAGATDRSRRAVLRARQLCKAEFKGNFELEVIDVYQQPILARDGQIVATPTLVREFPPPVRRLIGSLANTTGLFVGLELDTRRKTSR; encoded by the coding sequence ATGAAAAAAGCCAGGATCAGCCGGACAACCCAAGCCTTTGAAAAGGTCCTGGCCACTCCGCGCCCGGGCAAATACCGGCTGCGCCTGTATGTGGCCGGAGCCACCGACCGGTCCCGCCGGGCCGTCCTGCGCGCCCGTCAACTGTGCAAGGCCGAATTCAAGGGGAACTTCGAACTGGAAGTGATCGACGTCTATCAGCAGCCCATCCTGGCGCGCGACGGCCAGATCGTCGCGACCCCGACGCTCGTGCGTGAATTCCCGCCGCCGGTGCGCCGGCTCATCGGCAGCCTGGCGAACACCACCGGCCTGTTTGTCGGGCTGGAGCTGGATACCAGGAGGAAAACGTCCCGTTGA
- a CDS encoding biopolymer transportern ExbD yields the protein MSAGLSLRPRARRRRPELNLVPLIDVLVMLVFFAFVTMQFRSAATLNITLPRVETAGKNAFQGNITIGITPDGELSFNGLAVSREELAAQLDQARQASKDIPVLIRADETTPLKTLAFVMDACRKAGLNRFSLQSR from the coding sequence ATGTCCGCCGGACTTTCCCTTCGCCCCCGCGCCCGCCGCCGCCGGCCCGAGCTCAATCTCGTGCCGCTGATCGACGTGCTCGTGATGCTGGTGTTCTTCGCGTTTGTGACGATGCAGTTTCGCAGCGCAGCCACGCTCAACATCACCCTGCCGCGGGTGGAGACGGCGGGCAAAAACGCCTTCCAGGGCAACATCACGATCGGCATCACGCCCGACGGGGAACTCTCGTTCAACGGGCTGGCCGTCTCCCGCGAGGAACTCGCCGCGCAGCTCGACCAGGCGCGACAGGCGAGCAAGGACATCCCGGTGCTCATCCGCGCCGACGAGACCACGCCGCTCAAGACGCTGGCTTTCGTCATGGACGCCTGCCGCAAGGCCGGGCTCAACCGCTTCAGCCTCCAGAGCCGGTAA
- a CDS encoding glycosyl transferase has protein sequence MLKHRQDGLVVLHGILLLVLVASTFLGSLALVENRGWIRFHQDVNWSLYLAGVIVAMLWIHHGLHGVGDRLGALSGPGALRLTARQSGRLMVVLFALAFVMKDVGISRAFLAGFLCVSGAVLFVANFFLARVLAAFFFRRQRLRTVIVASPGEARLLQAWLASRGHLGIDAVGYVTPDGTGDGNDPRRLGSLSVLPAIIAGHGIDQVVFARTDFSREGIADLVRSVEKMRCRVRFFMNMQSVFGGSPEEIEHSGHYAFAASTSEPLDNPCNRLLKRTLDIAVALPAVVFVLPPLALVVWLAQRAQAPGPVFHGQVRSGLNGERFHIYKFRTMHVHGAASCARQAMAGDARVFPFGRFLRRSSLDEIPQFLNVILGSMSVSGPRPHLLEHDEQFARIEHAYFRRHFVKPGITGLAQCKGFRGEIVASSDLTNRVRYDALYVAHWSFGLDLGILWRTLRQVVSPPHTAY, from the coding sequence ATGCTCAAACATCGACAGGACGGACTGGTCGTCCTTCACGGAATCCTTCTGCTCGTGCTGGTCGCCTCGACCTTCCTCGGCTCGCTCGCGCTGGTGGAGAACCGGGGGTGGATCCGGTTCCACCAGGATGTCAACTGGAGCCTCTATCTCGCAGGCGTGATCGTCGCGATGCTGTGGATACATCATGGGCTGCACGGCGTCGGCGACCGGCTGGGCGCGCTGAGCGGGCCCGGGGCGCTGCGGCTCACGGCCCGGCAATCCGGCCGGCTCATGGTTGTCCTGTTCGCGCTCGCTTTCGTGATGAAGGATGTGGGCATCTCCCGCGCCTTTCTGGCGGGGTTCCTGTGCGTATCGGGAGCGGTGCTGTTCGTTGCGAACTTTTTTCTGGCGCGGGTGCTCGCCGCTTTCTTTTTCCGGCGGCAGCGGCTGCGCACGGTGATCGTGGCCTCGCCCGGGGAGGCGCGGCTGCTTCAGGCCTGGCTGGCGTCGCGCGGCCACCTCGGCATCGACGCGGTCGGCTATGTGACGCCGGACGGGACGGGAGACGGAAACGACCCGAGGCGGCTCGGCTCCCTGTCGGTGCTGCCGGCGATCATCGCCGGGCACGGGATCGATCAGGTGGTCTTCGCGCGAACCGATTTTTCCCGGGAGGGGATCGCGGACCTCGTTCGCTCGGTCGAAAAGATGCGCTGCCGCGTGCGCTTTTTCATGAACATGCAATCGGTCTTCGGTGGCAGCCCGGAGGAGATCGAGCACAGCGGGCACTACGCGTTCGCGGCCTCGACGTCCGAACCGCTGGACAATCCCTGCAACCGCCTCCTCAAGCGCACGCTCGACATCGCGGTGGCGCTGCCGGCGGTGGTGTTCGTTTTGCCGCCGCTGGCGTTGGTGGTCTGGCTCGCGCAGCGCGCGCAGGCGCCGGGGCCGGTGTTTCATGGGCAGGTCCGCTCCGGGTTGAACGGGGAGCGGTTTCACATCTACAAGTTCCGCACGATGCACGTGCACGGGGCGGCGTCGTGCGCGCGGCAGGCGATGGCCGGGGATGCGCGGGTGTTTCCGTTCGGCCGGTTCCTGCGACGCAGCAGTCTGGACGAGATTCCGCAGTTTTTGAACGTGATCCTGGGTTCGATGAGCGTGAGCGGGCCGCGGCCGCACCTGCTGGAACACGACGAGCAGTTCGCCCGGATCGAGCATGCTTATTTCAGGCGGCACTTCGTGAAACCCGGCATCACCGGTCTGGCGCAGTGCAAGGGCTTCCGGGGGGAAATCGTCGCGTCGAGCGACCTCACGAACCGCGTGCGCTACGACGCGCTTTACGTGGCGCACTGGTCGTTCGGCCTCGATCTGGGCATCCTTTGGCGGACCCTGCGGCAGGTGGTGTCGCCTCCGCACACGGCCTACTGA